A window of the Zeugodacus cucurbitae isolate PBARC_wt_2022May chromosome 4, idZeuCucr1.2, whole genome shotgun sequence genome harbors these coding sequences:
- the LOC105221087 gene encoding 1-acyl-sn-glycerol-3-phosphate acyltransferase gamma, which yields MISLANLKKLTIVHLGIAVTFFISGLVINLVQLILHLTLKPFNVVLFRRIMYYLCYSLYSQLIFVAEWYSNSTLHLYMDPEDLEKFGGQEHVMIIQNHSYEIDWLCGWMFADKVHCLGNCKAYAKKAISYVPVMGWAWKFAEFVFLERSYDKDIEIIARQLKEVFAYPDPTWLLLNAEGTRFTPKKHEASVKFAEERGLPVLKHHLIPRTKGFTTSLPTMRGRCPAIYCTTLAFRRDAKNAPTISTLLNGLSVEGHLYARRIPVDSVPENEKEAAEWLQNLYREKDRLVDSFHTTGNFFETSGFKEVPAKVLKYRPCSLINFALWAVFSITLILYYLISSILSQNWIGLSIAVGILLAFYILMVKSINMSKISKASSYGSESKTEAKTK from the exons ATGATTTCGTTAGCAAATCTGAAAAAGCTAACAATTGTGCATTTAGGCATAGCCGTCACTTTCTTTATATCGGGTTTGGTGATAAATTTGGTGCAGCTTATATTGCATCTCACATTGAAACCCTTCAATGTCGTGCTTTTCAGACGCATCATGTATTATCTCTGCTATTCGCTGTACTCAC AGTTGATATTCGTTGCTGAATGGTACTCAAACAGCACCCTACATTTATATATGGATCCAGAGGATTTGGAAAAGTTCGGTGGTCAGGAACATGTTATGATTATACAAAATCATTCATATGAAATTGATTGGCTATGCGGCTGGATGTTCGCCGACAAAGTACATTGTTTGGGTAATTGCAAAGCGTATGCCAAAAAAGCTATTTCGTATGTGCCCGTAATGGGTTGGGCATGGAAATTCGccgaatttgtatttttggaaCGCTCATACGACAAGGACATTGAGATCATTGCACGTCAATTAAAAGAGGTGTTCGCCTATCCAGATCCCACATGGCTATTGCTCAATGCTGAAGGCACACGTTTCACACCAAAGAAACATGAAGCCTCCGTTAAATTCGCGGAGGAGCGTGGTTTACCTGTGTTGAAACATCATTTGATACCACGTACCAAAGGTTTTACCACAAGCCTACCGACCATGCGTGGTCGTTGTCCCGCGATCTATTGCACTACACTGGCCTTCAGAAGGGATGCTAAG AATGCACCGACTATTTCCACACTGCTCAATGGATTATCTGTCGAAGGTCATTTGTATGCACGTCGTATTCCAGTAGACAGTGTGCCGGAAAATGAAAAGGAGGCAGCTGAGTGGTTGCAGAATCTATATCGCGAGAAGGATCGGCTGGTCGACAGTTTCCACACAACAGGCAATTTCTTCGAAACCTCTGGTTTTAAGGAAGTGCCCgctaaagttttaaaatatcgtCCATGCAGTTTAATTAACTTTGCTCTCTGGGCTGTATTTTCAATAACGCTTATactttattatttgatttcttcAATTCTGTCACAAAATTGGATTGGCCTTTCGATTGCTGTGGGCATACTTTTGGCAT tctACATACTAATGGTGAAGTCAATCAATATGTCGAAAATCAGCAAAGCTTCATCCTACGGTTCCGAATCGAAAACGGAAGCAAAGACGAAGTAA